The following DNA comes from Hordeum vulgare subsp. vulgare chromosome 3H, MorexV3_pseudomolecules_assembly, whole genome shotgun sequence.
TGCCGATGGCGCTGATGATCCCGATCGGCCCGTTCTTGTCTGCGTTCTTGGTCTCCTCCGTCTGCATGGCACGCATGAATGAGCAAAAAAAGCGTTACTAACTAACCTTTCACTGTCAGTCGTATATAATTAACCAAGTTGCATGAACGAGATTATTGGTGGCTCGCTTATATATAATATAATTACCATATGCGCCGACGCGTCGTATCCTAAGAGCGTGTACTGGCTCATCAGGAGGCCCAGGAGAAAGATGTAGACATGGCTGTGAATTCCagcgttgttgtcggtgttgaaaTTGGTGAAGACGAACTTGGCACTGGCTCTCTCGGTAGCAACAGCCGGCACAGCAATCATCAGGACAAAGACACCTAAGTACAGTACAAACGATGTAATTATTCACTACCTTCAACGAAAATCGAATCGGATCGTATCGAATCGAATCTGATGGCGATAAGAGAGAAAGAATCGAATCTGATGGCAGCTACCTAGCATGTTCCAAGCCGCCGCAAACCGGCCAAAGAAGGAGAGCCATGCTATGGGGAGGCTGTTGATGAGGGCGTGGCTGAGCAGGATGGCGGCGTGGATGGCGATCACCTCGTACTTGGACGCCAGGTACCCTCCTCCGTTGTTGCCGCCGGTGCTCAGCAGGATGATCACCTTGATCAGCTGCGCCAGCGAGTAGTCCACGCTCGTTGTCACTGCCCACTGCAAAATCCTTTCTACCGTCACTTCAGACTGAGTGAGAAAAAAATTCGTCAGATAGACAGACCAAGGTTCAGAGACTATTTACCTGTCCAACGATGTTAAACCTGAATGCATGCAGCGGAGGGAGTAGACAAAAAACACCACATCATTAGAGGCTGTcttaaaacaaataaataaatggaATGATTTTATACACTACCTAAATAGTTGATCCCACTACCACTAATTCTCTCAACATGCAAGCCTTTCACATCACCAATGTGCCCCATCAGCATCCATTAACAttatttttcaacccatgatcATATATCATTATCTCTAATTCTCTCTTCATGCAAGCTCCCCACCAAACCAAGTGTGTCACGTCAGCATCCATTAACATTATTTTTCAATTCATGCAAATCATATATCATTATCTGTAATAATTATCTCTTCATGCAAGTCCCCCACCTCACCAAGTGTACCACGTCACCATCCACTAATACTCTTTCTGTACCTAAACAATTATAGTTGAAAAGAACTATTCTAGTTCTCTCCAATttcaattatttaggtacagaatAAGTATTACTTTTCAGCCCATACAAACTATATCATCATGTTAATTTTTTTTAATAGACATATGTAGTACATGGGATAATTATTTAATTTGTTTACTTTCTAAAGGTTGCGGAATGTCCCGATTtaattgttgaaacttctatggtACAATGTACATGCATGCTCTTTATTCACATACAACGCCATGGAATACTTTTACGTTATAAATAGTTGTTTTTTTGCTTTAGACTTTTCCGTTCATGCATAATTCGTCGGCAATTAATCTTTATATCTCCGCAGCACCGCGAGGGGAAAATAGGATAGTTTTTACAACATAATAACTTTTCCTTTGCAGGAGAGAGCATATATTACTAGTACTGCACTTGCTATTCAACCACATGTCATCATCAAACTGAAATCAGATTATTATTTTTCCACAAAAGAAAATCAAGATTAGATTGTTATTTTTCCTCGGAAGAAAATCAAGATCATCAGATTTTATTGCACGGGGACTCGTAGTGGCCGGCAACACATGGTCAAAGCACGCAACTGGAGCGAGCACATGAACACGACACAAAAACCCACGCCACGTAAAAAAAAGATTATTCCATCAAATGCAGAtccctcgcaaaaaaaaaaacgtCAAATGCAGATTTTATGTGATTGTATGGGGTGAAAAAAAAAAGATTATTCCATCTCCTATCCCTATAACGATGTCACGGAATCTGCCAGCTAGGATGGCCGAGGAAATTTtgttcaaaaaataaaaaggggatcCTTTCAGCGGCGCACGTGCAGCATGGGCTGTGGAAATGTTGCTTCAGTTTCCTCCACAGTTTACGTGTTTGGATATTTATTTAAATGTACTACTGCTAGTATTGCACGAGCAGGAGGGAGCCACGTACTCGAATTTCAATCCAGGGGAGGTCAACAGCAAATTAACCAACACAGTCAGCGGGTGAGCAAGTGAAGCGAGGTTACGTACGTACCAGCCGGTGAGCCATGAGGCGAAGGGGCCCCATCGGCGCTGGCTGCAGAGCCTGGCGCTCCAGAAGTAGAGGCCGCCGGAGGTGGGGTAGGCGGAGCAGATCTCGGCCATGGCCAGGCCGACGACGACGGTGAAGGCGCCGGCGATGGGCCAGCCGTACACCATGGTCACCGGCCCGCCGAACCCCAGCCCCGTCCCGTACAGCGTCGTGATGCCCGTCAGCACCGACACGATCGAGAAGGTCACCGAGAAGTTGGACAGCAGCCTGCACGCCCAACACCCGCTTAATTATTAAGCTCAGAATGAATCGGATGGAGGGTGAATGCGTGCGACGTACGAGAGGTTGCGCTTCAGCTGAGGCTCGTAGCCGAGCAGCCTGAGCTTCTTCGAGTCGTAGTCGTCAGCGGCGGATGTCCCGGCGGCCTCGTCGGCGGCGAGCCGGCTGTAGCTGCCCTGCCCTGCCATGTTCGCCCTCCTTGACTCCTTGTGCGACCTGGAGGATGGACAAGAGCGGCTGGCTGCAGCTTAGCTTAACTAGCAACGCGAGATCCAGATGACTCATGACACGAGATTATAacagggaggaggacgacggccAGAGAGTGCGTGCGGTAAGGTGGGTCCCGCCGGATTGCCTGTCTGCCTCAGATTCCGTCCGGCCACGTGAAATGGCGATCGCGTGGGTTGGGTGCCGATCTCGTCTCCCTCGTGCTGATTTGATTAGCCCACGCTTGTGATACTCACTCCAAGTggcttctctttttcttttcttttttgaggCACACTTTAAGTGGCTCTTTTCTAACACAGTACAAACCCGAATTTTTATATACATGCACATACACTAACGCACACACATGTACATCCTATTTGTAGTACAAGTGGCTTTTGACATGTAAAATACTGCTCAAAGTTCTACAGCGTGACTAGCTAGTAAACCTGCAGGTTGATCATCAAGCAGCTTCATGGCGTCTGTGCT
Coding sequences within:
- the LOC123442823 gene encoding amino-acid permease BAT1 homolog, whose protein sequence is MAGQGSYSRLAADEAAGTSAADDYDSKKLRLLGYEPQLKRNLSLLSNFSVTFSIVSVLTGITTLYGTGLGFGGPVTMVYGWPIAGAFTVVVGLAMAEICSAYPTSGGLYFWSARLCSQRRWGPFASWLTGWFNIVGQWAVTTSVDYSLAQLIKVIILLSTGGNNGGGYLASKYEVIAIHAAILLSHALINSLPIAWLSFFGRFAAAWNMLGVFVLMIAVPAVATERASAKFVFTNFNTDNNAGIHSHVYIFLLGLLMSQYTLLGYDASAHMTEETKNADKNGPIGIISAIGISIVVGWGYILGVTFAVKDIPSLLSPDNDAGGYAIAQVFYQAFKSRYGSGVGGIVCLGIVAVAIYFCGMSSVTSNSRMAYAFSRDGAMPLSSVWHKVNEHEVPINAVWLSAFVSLCMALPSLGSLVAFQAMVSIATIGLYIAYALPIFFRVTLARKHFVPGPFNLGRYSVLVGWVAVLWVVTITVLFSLPVMYPVTRDTLNYTPVAVGGLFILVLTSWVVSARHWFKGPVTNLSG